One Cervus elaphus chromosome 28, mCerEla1.1, whole genome shotgun sequence DNA segment encodes these proteins:
- the CALHM6 gene encoding calcium homeostasis modulator protein 6 has translation MEKFREVLNLHLKHRNALGYCLVSLLTAGGERISSTAVFRCPCSAAWNLPYGLVFLLVPALALFLLGYVLSARTWRLLTGCCARGYDGAGLRGALVFAQISATAAVAPLTWVAVALLGGAFYECAASGSEVLARHLCQGRDLRCAAQLPLVPCQQAQEPDVKELQRELQKELTAHSQVLGWVLIAVVIILLLIFTSISRCLSPVSYLQLKFWKIYLQQEQQILKSQATEHATQLAKENIKCFFECSQPQEYNTPSIKAWQQISSLYTFNPKEQYYSTLHKYVNKKQKNQTSTSSEEDAMVPVLGFVDSSDMNSVADL, from the exons ATGGAGAAGTTTCGGGAGGTGTTGAACCTGCACCTCAAACACCGCAACGCTCTGGGCTACTGCCTGGTGAGCCTGCTGACGGCGGGCGGGGAGCGCATCTCCTCCACCGCGGTGTTCCGGTGCCCGTGCAGCGCCGCCTGGAACCTGCCCTACGGCCTGGTCTTCCTGCTGGTGCCGGCGCTGGCGCTCTTCCTCCTGGGCTACGTGCTGAGCGCGCGCACCTGGCGCCTGCTGACCGGCTGCTGCGCGCGGGGCTACGACGGCGCGGGGCTGCGCGGGGCCCTGGTCTTCGCGCAGATCAGCGCCACGGCCGCGGTGGCGCCGCTCACCTGGGTGGCCGTGGCGCTGCTCGGGGGCGCCTTCTACGAGTGCGCCGCCAGCGGGAGCGAGGTCCTGGCGCGGCACCTGTGCCAGGGCCGCGACCTGCGCTGCGCCGCCCAGCTGCCGCTGGTGCCCTGCCAGCAGGCCCAGGAGCCCGACGTGAAGGAGCTGCAGAGGGAGCTGCAGAAGGAGCTCACCGCCCACTCGCAG GTGTTAGGCTGGGTCCTGATAGCCGTTGTTATCATCCTCCTCCTGATTTTTACATCAATCAGTCGGTGCCTGTCTCCAGTTAGTTACCTGCAGCTGAAATTTTGGAAAATCTACTTGCAACAGGAGCAGCAGATTCTTAAAAGTCAAGCCACAGAACATGCAACGCAACTggcaaaagaaaatatcaaatgttTCTTTGAGTGCTCACAGCCACAGGAATACAACACTCCAAGCATTAAAGCCTGGCAGCAGATTTCATCACTATATACTTTCAATCCAAAGGAGCAGTACTACAGCACTTTGCACAAGTATGTgaacaaaaaacagaagaatcAAACTAGCACGTCTTCTGAAGAAGATGCAATGGTTCCTGTTCTTGGTTTTGTAGATTCATCTGATATGAACAGCGTTGCAGACTTATGA